One Bacillus solimangrovi DNA segment encodes these proteins:
- a CDS encoding exodeoxyribonuclease VII small subunit: MMDEEKLTFEQAMEQLEEIVEKLEEGDVPLEKAITYFQEGMNISKLCHDKLQKVEKQMTEILQEDGELRPFEIEEEQE, from the coding sequence ATGATGGATGAAGAAAAATTAACATTTGAGCAAGCAATGGAACAACTTGAAGAAATTGTTGAGAAGTTAGAAGAAGGGGATGTTCCTCTAGAAAAAGCAATCACCTATTTTCAAGAAGGTATGAACATTTCAAAGTTATGTCATGACAAGTTGCAAAAGGTCGAAAAGCAAATGACCGAAATTCTACAAGAAGACGGTGAGCTTCGCCCATTTGAGATTGAGGAGGAACAAGAGTGA
- a CDS encoding polyprenyl synthetase family protein has protein sequence MTRSTLQNYLIEEKKQIDEYMKKSVEHLTTPKVLRDAMVYSLEAGGKRLRPILLLETLRSFGGEWQLGMDTACAIEFIHTYSLIHDDLPSMDDDDLRRGKPTNHKVFGEANAILAGDALLTYSFQLIAGSTYPNFSPNKKLSIMNELAQSAGAEGMVGGQVADIEAEGTSIDLEQLQFIHDHKTGKLLQFCVRAGAILGDATEKQLSSLTQFATHLGIAFQIRDDILDIEGDEAKIGKPVGSDTTLQKSTYPKLLTLEGAKQKCEEHLALSLKALREASVSSERLEELARFIIQREY, from the coding sequence GTGACTCGCTCAACACTCCAAAATTATTTAATTGAAGAGAAAAAGCAAATTGATGAGTATATGAAGAAGTCAGTTGAGCATTTAACAACTCCTAAAGTGTTAAGAGATGCGATGGTGTATTCATTGGAGGCTGGAGGTAAGCGTCTACGTCCTATCCTTTTACTTGAAACGTTACGTTCCTTTGGTGGGGAATGGCAATTAGGAATGGATACTGCTTGTGCTATTGAGTTTATACATACATATTCTTTAATTCATGATGACTTACCGAGTATGGATGACGATGACCTTCGAAGAGGAAAGCCAACCAATCATAAGGTTTTTGGTGAAGCAAATGCGATTTTGGCGGGAGATGCACTTTTAACTTACAGTTTTCAACTTATAGCAGGTTCAACTTATCCTAATTTTTCACCGAATAAAAAGCTATCGATTATGAATGAGTTGGCCCAATCTGCTGGAGCGGAAGGCATGGTCGGTGGTCAAGTAGCAGATATTGAAGCTGAGGGCACATCGATTGACCTTGAGCAATTACAGTTCATTCATGATCATAAAACGGGTAAATTACTTCAATTTTGTGTAAGAGCTGGTGCTATTTTAGGGGACGCAACTGAAAAGCAATTAAGCAGTTTAACTCAATTTGCTACACATTTAGGTATCGCATTCCAAATTCGAGATGACATACTGGATATTGAAGGTGATGAAGCAAAAATAGGTAAACCAGTCGGTAGTGATACAACTTTGCAAAAAAGTACATATCCGAAACTTCTCACATTAGAAGGTGCGAAGCAGAAATGTGAAGAACATT